A single Ignavibacteriales bacterium DNA region contains:
- a CDS encoding MotA/TolQ/ExbB proton channel family protein yields the protein MLFGEILVNSVNLIAQQGGAMNWLTEKYVAGGIFMHPILACLIIGLAFSIERFWTLTRSSINTKNFIVKVKEALKAGGVEQAKELCMNTRGPVASVFYAGLLRADEGLESVEKAVMAYGAIEMGFLERGLIWINTCITIAPMLGFTGTVQGMIESFDAIAAANQISPSIVATGIAVALLTTLFGLVVAMILQTIYNYFVSRIDRLVADMEESSIELIDALYEIKSK from the coding sequence ATGTTGTTTGGAGAAATCCTTGTAAATTCAGTCAATCTCATTGCCCAGCAGGGTGGTGCGATGAACTGGCTCACAGAAAAATATGTCGCAGGCGGTATTTTTATGCACCCTATTCTCGCCTGTCTTATCATCGGATTAGCATTCTCAATTGAAAGATTCTGGACTCTCACCAGATCCTCTATCAATACAAAAAACTTTATCGTAAAAGTCAAAGAAGCTCTTAAAGCTGGCGGAGTTGAACAGGCAAAAGAACTTTGCATGAACACCCGTGGTCCTGTTGCTTCAGTATTTTATGCCGGTCTCCTCAGAGCTGATGAAGGCCTGGAATCTGTTGAAAAAGCAGTTATGGCTTATGGTGCAATCGAAATGGGCTTCCTTGAAAGAGGACTCATCTGGATTAACACCTGTATCACCATTGCACCGATGCTTGGATTCACCGGAACGGTACAGGGTATGATCGAATCATTTGACGCTATTGCAGCAGCAAACCAGATTTCTCCGAGCATCGTTGCTACCGGTATCGCAGTTGCATTGCTGACCACCCTTTTCGGTCTGGTTGTAGCTATGATTCTTCAGACAATTTATAACTATTTTGTTTCAAGAATTGACCGTTTAGTGGCTGATATGGAAGAAAGCTCAATCGAACTGATTGATGCTCTCTACGAAATTAAGTCTAAATAA